A part of Gramella sp. MAR_2010_147 genomic DNA contains:
- a CDS encoding peptidylprolyl isomerase, with translation MAVLNKIRQRSVFLIIIIALALFSFVLADVIRNGGMASQSSQNTIATVNGTEISREEFAREVENFERNMGNNMSTTQAVNRIWDQKLRQVILEEEVEKLGIRAGEAQVTQLVRAQMANNPNFTNEAGMFDENRLREYVANLKETSPQAYEQWQQFTSNLAQTAKMNSYYNMVGAGVGATLLEGEQAYRLQNDNINMKFVQIPYSSIPDTEVEVTKSDIKTYLDNHSSRFETEGSRSLQYVIFEESASGDDKSEARESLGSLREQRVEYNAAISANDTLPGFDSTDDYADFIGNNSDLPFDNRFKFRNDFSGENAEAIFSLNEGETYGPYEENGYWKLSKVIETKNIPDSVKASHILVTYQGSQLGADVSRSKDEAQALADSIAGVVRADNAKFAELASEYSADTSNKEQAGDLGYFAPGTMIPAFDNYVFDNNKGDVGVVETPLGYHVISIDDQTEAARAVKVATLAREIQASEKTMNDLFNEVTKFEISASEGDFSDVAKKGNYEVRTVKDVKALEENIPGAGAQRRVIQWAFGEEAKVGNVRRFDTNNGYIVAQLTSSRDKGLMSVEEASGEVTPILRKEKKAELIKQRLKGNTLQEIASNQGVSVQTADAVNLNNPTLAGAGEEPEVVGAVFSLDSGKVSAPIAGEKGVYVAELVSKFEAPAMDSYKGFAQQESAARRAQATMRVFEALKTKAEIEDNRARFY, from the coding sequence ATGGCAGTATTAAATAAAATCAGACAAAGGTCTGTTTTCTTGATTATCATTATTGCATTGGCCTTATTTTCTTTTGTATTGGCAGATGTGATTAGAAATGGAGGAATGGCTTCTCAAAGTTCCCAGAATACCATTGCAACTGTAAATGGTACTGAAATAAGCAGAGAAGAGTTTGCACGTGAAGTGGAAAACTTTGAAAGAAACATGGGGAACAACATGAGTACCACTCAGGCTGTGAACCGTATCTGGGATCAGAAGTTAAGACAGGTGATCTTAGAGGAGGAAGTTGAAAAACTTGGAATTAGAGCGGGAGAGGCTCAGGTTACACAACTTGTTCGTGCTCAAATGGCAAACAATCCAAATTTCACCAATGAAGCGGGAATGTTTGACGAAAATAGATTGAGGGAGTATGTGGCAAATTTGAAGGAGACTTCACCACAGGCTTACGAGCAGTGGCAACAATTCACCTCTAATCTAGCTCAAACTGCCAAGATGAATAGTTACTATAATATGGTTGGAGCCGGAGTAGGTGCAACCCTGTTAGAAGGTGAACAGGCATATAGACTTCAGAATGACAATATTAATATGAAGTTTGTGCAGATACCATACTCATCAATACCAGATACTGAGGTTGAAGTAACTAAATCTGATATTAAAACTTACCTGGATAATCATTCTTCACGTTTCGAGACAGAGGGTTCAAGAAGTCTTCAGTATGTAATATTTGAGGAGAGTGCTTCAGGAGATGATAAAAGCGAGGCTAGAGAATCTCTTGGTTCTTTAAGAGAGCAGCGTGTAGAATACAATGCTGCGATAAGCGCCAATGACACACTGCCTGGATTTGATAGTACCGATGATTATGCAGATTTTATTGGTAATAATTCAGATTTGCCATTTGATAATAGATTCAAATTCAGAAATGATTTTTCAGGAGAAAATGCAGAGGCGATCTTTAGTTTAAACGAAGGTGAAACTTACGGGCCATACGAAGAGAATGGATACTGGAAGTTGAGCAAAGTGATAGAGACCAAAAATATTCCAGATTCAGTAAAAGCAAGTCATATTCTTGTGACCTATCAGGGGTCTCAACTTGGCGCAGATGTTAGCCGTTCTAAGGATGAAGCGCAGGCTTTAGCAGATAGTATTGCCGGTGTGGTAAGAGCTGATAATGCGAAATTCGCCGAATTGGCTTCTGAATATTCTGCAGATACATCTAACAAAGAACAGGCCGGTGATCTTGGGTATTTTGCACCTGGAACCATGATACCTGCGTTTGATAATTATGTTTTCGACAATAATAAAGGCGATGTTGGTGTGGTAGAAACTCCATTAGGATATCACGTGATTTCTATTGATGATCAAACAGAAGCTGCCAGAGCGGTAAAAGTGGCAACTTTAGCAAGAGAGATCCAGGCATCTGAGAAAACAATGAATGATCTTTTTAATGAAGTAACGAAATTTGAAATTTCGGCTTCTGAAGGTGATTTTTCAGATGTTGCTAAAAAAGGAAACTATGAAGTACGTACTGTAAAAGATGTGAAAGCATTAGAGGAAAATATTCCTGGTGCCGGTGCGCAGCGAAGAGTGATCCAGTGGGCTTTTGGAGAAGAGGCAAAAGTTGGTAATGTTAGAAGGTTTGATACTAATAATGGCTATATCGTAGCGCAGTTAACTTCTAGCAGGGATAAAGGTCTTATGAGCGTAGAAGAAGCTTCTGGGGAAGTAACTCCAATTTTGAGGAAAGAGAAGAAAGCTGAGTTGATCAAACAAAGGCTAAAAGGAAATACGCTGCAGGAGATTGCAAGCAATCAGGGAGTGAGTGTTCAAACTGCAGATGCAGTTAACCTTAATAATCCTACTCTTGCCGGTGCAGGGGAAGAGCCTGAAGTTGTTGGAGCTGTGTTCTCTTTAGATTCAGGGAAAGTGAGTGCTCCAATTGCTGGAGAAAAAGGAGTATAT